From Pongo pygmaeus isolate AG05252 chromosome 2, NHGRI_mPonPyg2-v2.0_pri, whole genome shotgun sequence, a single genomic window includes:
- the LOC134739095 gene encoding uncharacterized protein LOC134739095, whose product MSLSDKQPASLTAAYGQLSKGKPAECRMDSPKEISQARFEWQRTEGKLNEIGLNVSMDGQPKDGLVKNASFLEQNKLCFFEGKLDKELSTEVQDKDCQAASGHLESRYVISETCHPLEGNSVHQKTSEFHLGLIEGPDKNKTVPVQGKVAGKNGLETKSQSDLDFPGAADIPTTYVKEQETSVWNPNFHPVAQGSLGSRDTTPGEMENSITPGCPVIGVVNDNSEQLKCESPLLVSLAHPAPIIEHSPTAIPPVTMVFTQEHLNASCHIRDHDKELEKLSSTEEEDVLNQAPQQKKAVRRALSECSHLSVPPAVNLADKYPELPAREEPSSGLLPPPSSPMPSPTPGKLGAPAMKRSMTVGEEQTASYKLSPGKLPILSTKEIPPFICEEPVAKKREELAHFSNSSSNSGKKELGTAGLYLHSKLEQIPEGSSKGKGQEDFSETRIDTCSQVCQRGEKQPGQTALAGKKEIEVTATQSTPSFLCEKPPRDGMFLNFASVGNKQTARKEPK is encoded by the coding sequence ATGTCGCTCTCAGACAAGCAGCCAGCCTCTCTCACTGCCGCGTACGGTCAGCTCAGTAAGGGCAAGCCTGCAGAGTGCCGAATGGACTCCCCAAAAGAAATCAGTCAAGCCAGATTCGAGTGGCAGAGGACAGAGGGCAAACTGAATGAAATTGGGCTGAATGTCAGCATGGACGGGCAACCGAAAGATGGGCTTGTGAAGAATGCCAGCTTCCTGGAGCAGAACAAGCTCTGCTTTTTTGAGGGGAAGCTAGACAAAGAGCTCAGCACTGAAGTGCAGGACAAGGACTGTCAAGCAGCCTCAGGTCACCTTGAGAGCAGGTATGTGATTTCAGAGACCTGCCATCCCTTGGAGGGGAACTCGGTACACCAGAAGACCTCCGAGTTCCATCTGGGACTCATAGAGGGgccagacaaaaacaaaaccgtTCCAGTTCAGGGGAAGGTGGCAGGGAAGAATGGACTAGAGACCAAGAGCCAGTCAGATCTGGATTTCCCTGGGGCTGCTGACATCCCTACCACATATGTTAAGGAGCAGGAAACCAGTGTTTGGAACCCCAACTTTCATCCAGTGGCTCAAGGctctctgggctcaagggacACAACTCCGGGAGAGATGGAGAATAGCATCACCCCTGGCTGCCCAGTGATTGGGGTGGTAAATGATAACTCTGAGCAGCTGAAATGTGAGTCCCCACTCCTGGTGTCTCTAGCCCACCCAGCCCCCATTATTGAGCATTCACCCACCGCCATTCCGCCAGTCACTATGGTGTTCACCCAGGAACATTTGAATGCAAGCTGTCACATCAGAGACCATGATAAGGAGTTGGAGAAATTGAGTTCTACCGAGGAGGAGGATGTGCTCAACCAAGCCCCCCAGCAGAAAAAGGCAGTGCGCAGGGCCCTGTCTGAATGTTCTCACCTCTCAGTTCCCCCAGCTGTCAACCTTGCAGATAAGTACCCTGAACTCCCTGCCCGAGAAGAGCCTTCTTCTGGCCTGCTGCCTCCACCTAGTAGCCCAATGCCTAGTCCTACGCCTGGGAAACTGGGAGCTCCTGCTATGAAGCGCTCCATGACTGTGGGTGAGGAACAGACAGCTAGCTACAAATTGAGCCCTGGGAAACTGCCCATCTTGTCTACTAAAGAGATACCTCCTTTCATCTGTGAGGAACCAGTggccaagaagagagaagaattggCTCACttcagcaacagcagcagcaactcTGGGAAGAAGGAACTCGGCACTGCTGGATTATATCTCCATAGTAAGCTGGAGCAGATTCCTGAAGGAAGCAGCAAGGGAAAAGGGCAGGAAGATTTTAGCGAAACTAGAATTGATACATGCTCGCAGGTTTGCCAGCGAGGAGAGAAACAGCCAGGACAGACGGCCCTggcagggaagaaagaaattgagGTCACTGCAACCCAGAGCACTCCATCGTTCCTGTGTGAAAAGCCCCCACGTGATGGTATGTTTCTAAATTTTGCCTCCGTTGGGAACAAGCAGACAGCAAGGAAGGAACCAAAGTGA